The genomic region AAGTAGCCTTGAGAGTGCTAAATCCAATTAAAAAAATGCGTTTGGGAATAAATCTCATTAACACCAAAGACAATAGGTACTTTCTTCTTCTCAAGAAGAAAAATCATGAACCTCGGACTCAGATACTGACTGAATTTGTTAAATCGCCAAAATACAGAATTTATCTCTGGCATCCTGATGCAGATGTTTTCAATAAACTTGCTTCTATGATTCAATCTCATCAATCTTTCTACACAGTCTCCTTAGGGTTAAGTGAGCTTCTTGCTGATTTCAGTTTTATTGGAGTCTATGAAGGTAAGGAGATATCAAATGAAAAATCTGAAATATCAACTGTGGTCTCTATTAGTAAACTTATTGAAAAAGGCATAGAAATACAGCCAGAAAGAAAATATTTTAAAGAAAAAATACCGATAAAAATGACTGAGGGAAGAGTGGTTGAAATCTATGACGATGTTATATATGAACCAGATGGTAAAACAATTAAGGCTATTCTAAAAACTTTCTGCCAGCTTGAAAATGGAGAACACATTTCCTTCTTCTAATTTATACTCCCATCCAGATAAATTGCTTGAAGACCATCTTATAAATGTAGCTAATTTGATGGAATCTTTTATTTTGGAAAAACCTCAGTTTATCAAAGATGAACTTAAAGGAGTTGCA from Thermodesulfovibrio sp. 3907-1M harbors:
- the cas5b gene encoding type I-B CRISPR-associated protein Cas5b, with product MKVLVFDIYGDFAHFRKYYTTTSPLTFSFPPPPTIAGILGAIYGAQKDEYLNVFGYDNCKVALRVLNPIKKMRLGINLINTKDNRYFLLLKKKNHEPRTQILTEFVKSPKYRIYLWHPDADVFNKLASMIQSHQSFYTVSLGLSELLADFSFIGVYEGKEISNEKSEISTVVSISKLIEKGIEIQPERKYFKEKIPIKMTEGRVVEIYDDVIYEPDGKTIKAILKTFCQLENGEHISFF